The following proteins come from a genomic window of Paucimonas lemoignei:
- the ydeK gene encoding transporter YdeK → MTQRENQGMALGLLAVIIFSLTLPMTRIVVHEVNPILAALARALFAAVPAAVLLLWRREKLPTVRQLKGLCMVVLGVILGFPMLSSWSMQTLPASHGALVNGLQPMVVALFAAWLSHERPSKAFWMCAALGSALVLGYAVIQGAGSISTGDLLMLLAIVMGGLGYAEGGRLAKEMGGWQVICWALVIASPLLLGPVAWLAWHHEGMISSQAWWSFSYVTLFSQFIGFFAWYAGLAMGGIARVGQVQLLQIFFTMAFSALFFGEHIDTITWIFAGAVVCTVVLGRKTAVQPAMVQVPAR, encoded by the coding sequence ATGACCCAGCGCGAAAACCAAGGCATGGCCCTCGGCCTGCTTGCCGTCATCATCTTCAGCCTCACCCTGCCCATGACCCGCATCGTCGTTCATGAAGTCAACCCAATCCTCGCCGCTTTGGCTCGCGCCCTGTTTGCCGCAGTTCCCGCGGCGGTCTTACTGCTATGGCGCCGGGAAAAACTGCCAACCGTGCGGCAGCTCAAAGGCCTGTGCATGGTGGTGCTGGGCGTGATCCTTGGTTTCCCGATGCTGTCGTCCTGGTCCATGCAAACCTTGCCCGCTTCACACGGCGCTTTGGTCAATGGTCTGCAGCCCATGGTTGTCGCGCTGTTCGCCGCATGGCTGTCCCACGAACGACCTTCCAAAGCGTTCTGGATGTGCGCCGCATTGGGCAGTGCGTTGGTGCTGGGTTACGCAGTGATCCAGGGAGCGGGCTCGATCAGCACGGGTGACCTGTTAATGCTGCTGGCCATCGTCATGGGCGGGCTGGGTTACGCGGAAGGGGGACGGCTCGCCAAAGAGATGGGCGGCTGGCAAGTGATCTGCTGGGCACTGGTCATCGCCAGCCCCTTACTGTTGGGCCCGGTCGCCTGGCTGGCCTGGCACCATGAGGGCATGATTTCCAGCCAGGCCTGGTGGTCGTTCAGCTATGTCACGCTGTTTTCCCAGTTCATTGGCTTCTTCGCCTGGTACGCCGGGCTGGCCATGGGCGGCATTGCGCGAGTGGGGCAGGTGCAACTGCTGCAGATATTTTTCACCATGGCTTTTTCGGCACTGTTCTTCGGCGAGCATATCGACACCATTACATGGATCTTCGCTGGTGCAGTGGTGTGCACGGTCGTTCTGGGTCGCAAAACCGCAGTACAGCCGGCAATGGTGCAGGTACCAGCGCGCTGA
- the fklB_2 gene encoding FKBP-type peptidyl-prolyl cis-trans isomerase, producing MKQHRLAAAIALVGLVLAGCDKQASTVELKTPAQKASYGIGLNMGKSLAQEGMDDLDSKAVAQGIEDAVGKKEQKLKDEELVEAFAALQKRAEERMAKMSEESAAAGKKFLEENAKKSGVVTTASGLQYEIVKKADGPQPKPTDVVTVHYEGKLTDGKVFDSSVERGSPIDLPVSGVIPGWVEGLQLMHVGEKIKLFIPSDLAYGAQSPSPTIPANSVLVFDLELIAIKDPAAAGAPGAADAEEEEEPAAPASK from the coding sequence ATGAAACAGCATCGGTTGGCAGCGGCGATTGCCCTGGTCGGTCTGGTACTCGCAGGTTGTGATAAGCAAGCCAGCACTGTTGAGCTCAAAACCCCGGCACAAAAAGCGTCTTATGGCATTGGCCTGAACATGGGCAAAAGCCTGGCTCAGGAAGGCATGGACGATCTGGACTCCAAGGCCGTAGCCCAAGGCATCGAAGATGCCGTCGGCAAGAAAGAACAGAAACTGAAAGACGAAGAACTGGTTGAAGCCTTCGCTGCGCTGCAAAAGCGTGCTGAAGAGCGCATGGCCAAGATGAGCGAAGAGTCGGCTGCGGCTGGCAAGAAGTTCCTCGAAGAAAACGCCAAGAAATCCGGTGTTGTCACCACCGCTTCCGGCTTGCAGTATGAAATCGTCAAGAAAGCCGATGGCCCACAGCCTAAGCCGACTGACGTCGTGACCGTTCACTACGAAGGCAAGCTGACTGACGGCAAAGTGTTCGACAGCTCGGTTGAGCGCGGCAGCCCGATTGATTTGCCGGTTAGCGGCGTGATCCCGGGTTGGGTTGAAGGCCTGCAACTGATGCACGTTGGCGAGAAGATCAAGCTCTTCATTCCGAGCGATCTGGCCTACGGCGCGCAGAGCCCTAGCCCGACTATCCCTGCCAACTCGGTATTGGTATTCGATCTGGAACTGATCGCTATCAAGGATCCGGCAGCAGCAGGCGCACCTGGTGCCGCCGACGCTGAGGAAGAAGAAGAGCCAGCTGCGCCTGCTTCCAAGTAA
- a CDS encoding Uncharacterized conserved protein, with the protein MKAPWNLLRYLPMARRLMAAGRLPGLLFAVARKGSAEGSRLGRIKEDLRLLQALCLAYWRGEYRAISPKAILSIVAGLMYFLSPLDAVPDWIPGIGMLDDIAVLAWVMKSLDAELEAFRQWRARQAPEKLIVVERLPATQQLLEQEKAKD; encoded by the coding sequence ATGAAAGCACCCTGGAATTTACTGCGATACCTGCCCATGGCGCGCCGTTTGATGGCCGCCGGGCGCCTGCCGGGCTTACTGTTTGCCGTGGCGCGCAAGGGTTCGGCTGAAGGCAGCCGGCTGGGTCGTATAAAGGAAGATCTGCGTCTGTTGCAGGCCTTGTGCCTGGCGTACTGGCGTGGCGAGTACCGCGCGATCAGCCCCAAGGCGATTCTGTCCATCGTCGCCGGTCTGATGTACTTCCTCAGCCCACTGGATGCGGTGCCTGACTGGATCCCCGGTATTGGCATGCTTGATGACATCGCCGTATTGGCCTGGGTAATGAAGAGCCTCGACGCCGAGCTGGAAGCCTTTCGCCAGTGGCGTGCGCGTCAGGCGCCTGAGAAATTGATCGTGGTCGAGCGTTTGCCCGCCACTCAGCAATTGCTAGAGCAGGAGAAAGCCAAGGACTAA
- a CDS encoding Cro/CI family transcriptional regulator, whose translation MDVQVISREGEPEYAILPWDQYQALLRAAGLAQQTAAPVSSPAAECSGEAAELPGLDQLATLREAKGLERAQLARTVGISPSYLQLIETGVRKPDAAIRRSLAWELGVAGWRGEA comes from the coding sequence ATGGATGTGCAGGTTATTTCACGGGAAGGCGAGCCTGAGTACGCCATTTTGCCTTGGGATCAGTATCAGGCGCTGTTGCGCGCAGCCGGTTTAGCCCAACAAACTGCCGCGCCCGTGTCCAGTCCCGCTGCTGAATGCAGTGGTGAGGCTGCAGAACTTCCCGGCCTCGACCAGTTGGCGACACTGCGCGAAGCCAAGGGCCTCGAGCGTGCGCAGCTGGCACGCACCGTCGGGATCAGCCCGTCGTATCTGCAGTTGATCGAAACCGGCGTACGCAAGCCCGACGCGGCTATCCGTCGCAGCCTGGCGTGGGAGTTGGGGGTTGCGGGTTGGCGGGGTGAAGCATGA